In one Gossypium hirsutum isolate 1008001.06 chromosome D09, Gossypium_hirsutum_v2.1, whole genome shotgun sequence genomic region, the following are encoded:
- the LOC107929135 gene encoding surfeit locus protein 6 homolog, whose protein sequence is MVKKKERTLNETESSIDLKSLIHESALFFDKLVELIPARFYLPDEKDKPWFQGLSKAEKASAKKQARENIKKARRDRLDPEKSSKTTLDLLKENIEKEKSGKDSDAEEEEVEVRPIMPDVDDERSVTYEELRERLRRKIEELRGGRNSSGSEKKKNERNDKKGKKRKRDNGAEEKKVDTTANDKDNVEKDVEEAAKELTFSRVKLGDEDKHGKKKRKLSKLKELENAMKLAAAKKDPEKGEVIAKKHSWKAAMDRAAGIKVHDDPKLLKQSIQKEKKRHKKNAEKWNERVETTQKLKVEKQQKRSENIADKIHQKKMRRIAKREKKLLRPGFEGRKEGFINEGSS, encoded by the coding sequence ATGgtgaagaaaaaggaaagaacttTAAATGAGACCGAATCATCAATTGATTTGAAGTCATTGATTCATGAAAGTGCTTTGTTCTTTGACAAATTGGTTGAGTTAATCCCTGCTAGGTTTTATTTACCTGATGAAAAGGATAAACCTTGGTTTCAGGGTCTTAGCAAGGCCGAAAAGGCTTCTGCTAAGAAACAAGCTAGAGAAAACATTAAGAAAGCTAGGAGAGATAGGTTAGATCCtgagaaatcatcaaaaacgacTCTCGATTTGTTGAAAGAGAATATAGAGAAGGAGAAATCGGGTAAGGATAGTGATGCTGAAGAGGAAGAAGTCGAGGTTAGACCTATAATGCCCGATGTAGATGATGAACGGTCGGTGACTTATGAAGAACTTAGGGAAAGGCTTCGTAGGAAAATCGAAGAGCTTCGGGGTGGTAGAAATAGTTCGGGTTcggagaagaagaagaatgagAGGAATGATAAGAAGGGTAAGAAGCGAAAGAGGGATAACGGAGCTgaagaaaagaaagttgatacaACGGCTAATGACAAGGATAATGTAGAGAAGGATGTTGAAGAGGCTGCAAAGGAACTTACTTTTAGTCGTGTTAAACTTGGGGACGAAGATAAACAtgggaagaagaagagaaaacttTCAAAGTTAAAGGAGCTTGAAAATGCAATGAAATTAGCAGCAGCTAAGAAAGATCCCGAGAAGGGTGAGGTTATCGCGAAGAAGCATTCATGGAAGGCAGCAATGGATAGAGCTGCAGGGATTAAGGTTCACGATGATCCAAAATTGTTGAAACAAAGTATACAGAAGGAGAAAAAGAGGCATAAGAAGAATGCTGAGAAGTGGAACGAGAGAGTTGAAACAACCCAGAAGTTGAAAGTGGAGAAACAACAGAAGAGATCGGAGAATATAGCGGACAAGATTCACCAGAAGAAGATGCGACGCATTGCAAAGAGGGAGAAGAAGCTGTTGCGACCTGGGTTTGAAGGTCGCAAAGAGGGTTTTATTAATGAAGGGTCAAGTTAA